One window from the genome of Prinia subflava isolate CZ2003 ecotype Zambia chromosome 2, Cam_Psub_1.2, whole genome shotgun sequence encodes:
- the ZC3H6 gene encoding zinc finger CCCH domain-containing protein 6 isoform X2, producing MERTERPHKKSSSSSYRDYDSSFSQHGHMSGNYMSSQKIQHKKNVKSKEYDNYSHYSDENFGNYNEEEKDEDFADQLKQYRQAKETSSGDLGPPFPKEPVKKQGMKGIQKGISQRGNNYNVGRGRGMQKKLKRKDRGRGRGGNKGSDGFHEDGKPVKKWVNMSQEFINQHTVEHKGKQICKYFLEGRCIKGEQCKFDHDAEIEKKKEICKFYIQGYCTKGENCIYLHNEFPCKFYHTGAKCYQGDKCKFSHAPLTAETKELLDKVLNNEEEPQNEDEKELEELRKRGIVPLPKPPPGVGLLPTPPEQYHFSESDMENYQDPSGDYKKIPSLFEIVVKPTVDLAHKIGKKPPTFYNSASPPRPPFQGNDPHSQHMYNPGSSPGPGPGMSQGHNGPPMHPGSPGHHPCGGPQGPGMPQSPPMQGVPPGYMGPQNQTGMPMQGQQGGPPLTQPGMGGSYNSPGVQGHMVNMPRDNHCPPGPQYQQMPGEYEPMQNAADFYDNYYSHQAVHNFQPANNSGDGAWHGEFTDHQAHLMASESHPGGSESDCMGGHMGHNQGINVPDFLPAMQKALYVRLSQKHQRDGDSASSQGQRAMSKDEDDNVNWYSSSEEEEGSSVKSILKTLKKQSENFRNRQQHSTEQHMLGMPTDPRLAKDKGVGPQAADPRLRASPRPNPRKPSESASLDPRLARDPRMHKVTEGGHSGSSLAGAKLDLHHAHTGVKVKQKGLDDDEEDSERELRERAFLIPLEPLPGVTLRDPRSQLRQFSHIKMDVTLMKPNFAKHIVWAPEDLLPIPLPKPDPVSSINLPLPPLIADQRLNKLRNLKNDPHPNAMPADPRLAAKAKNSLTGRGGYLDPSTDSHASSSSKLGDPRLQKNVDPRLHRLSSADAHHVVGKDSHPPKFDPRLARAAASSSQPSEASTLKSDPDALPPYAPKLSSSGVRLGSPGSILSGISLYDPRDHSTSLDTAPASSGENGENQKKSILKNSSKNEPSLVEDASQQKVASNTEKLTEGSAEAASDKANSTSKSQAKHSSAAPAVHNLPIQALSGLIRPQYSDPRQVRQPGQVTQAPESDPNGESDDKSLKDVFKTFDPTASPFC from the exons ATGGAGCGCACGGAGAGGCCccacaaaaaaagcagcagctcttcctaCAGGGATTATGATTCCTCCTTCAGTCAG CATGGACACATGTCAGGGAATTACATGAGTTCCCAGAAAATACAGCAtaaaaaaaatgtcaaaagTAAGGAATATGACAACTACAGTCACTACAGTGATGAAAACTTTGGCAATTAcaatgaggaggaaaaggatgAGGATTTTGCTGACCAGCTCAAACAATACAGACAAGCTAAAGAGACTTCCAGTGGAGATTTGGGGCCTCCATTCCCGAAGGAACCAGTGAAGAAACAGGGCATGAAAGGGATTCAGAAAG GCATTTCCCAACGAGGGAACAACTACAACGTTGGAAGAGGACGTGGAATGCAAAAGAAGCTGAAGCGCAAAGATCGTGGGAGGGGCAGAGGTGGCAATAAAGGATCGGATGGCTTCCATGAG gatGGCAAACCAGTAAAGAAATGGGTTAATATGAGCCAGGAGTTCATTAACCAGCACACAGTGGAGCACAAGGGCAAACAGATCTGTAAATATTTCCTTGAAGGGAGGTGCATTAAG GGAGAACAGTGTAAATTCGATCATGATGCAgagattgaaaagaaaaaggaaatctgtAAGTTTTACATCCAGGGTTACTGCACCAAAGGAGAGAACTGCATTTATTTGCACAAT GAATTCCCCTGCAAGTTCTACCACACAGGAGCAAAGTGTTATCAAGGAGATAAATGCAAATTCTCTCATGCGCCCCTGACTGCAGAAACCAAGGAGTTGTTGGATAAG GTTTTGAATAATGAGGAGGAACCCCAAAATGAAGAcgagaaggagctggaggaactCCGGAAGCGGGGCATTGTTCCTCTTCCCAAACCCCCACCAGGGGTTGGACTCCTGCCAACCCCCCCAGAGCAATATCACTTCTCTGAGTCCGACATGGAAAATTACCAAGATCCTTCGGGAGATTATAAGAAAATTCCATCTCTTTTTGAAATTGTTGTGAAGCCCACTGTGGATTTGGCACACAAAATTGGGAAGAA GCCACCAACCTTCTACAACAGTGCATCACCCCCACGACCGCCATTCCAGGGCAATGACCCACATTCCCAGCACATGTACAACCCGGGCTCGAGTCCAGGGCCAGGTCCTGGCATGTCCCAAGGACACAACGGGCCCCCGATGCACCCGGGTTCACCTGGGCATCATCCCTGCGGAGGCCCCCAAGGGCCGGGAATGCCGCAGAGCCCCCCCATGCAGGGCGTTCCCCCAGGATACATGGGCCCACAGAACCAGACTGGAATGCCCatgcaggggcagcagggtgggCCACCCCTCACCCAGCCAGGGATGGGAGGATCCTACAATTCCCCCGGAGTGCAGGGACACATGGTGAACATGCCAAGGGACAATCACTGTCCCCCGGGGCCGCAGTACCAGCAGATGCCCGGGGAGTACGAGCCCATGCAGAATGCAGCCGACTTCTACGACAACTATTATTCCCACCAAGCTGTACACAACTTCCAGCCAGCCAATAATTCTGGAG ATGGAGCATGGCACGGAGAATTTACGGATCACCAGGCTCACCTCATGGCTTCGGAGTCGCATCCGGGCGGGAGCGAGTCAGACTGCATGGGTGGCCACATGGGCCACAACCAGGGCATCAATGTGCCTGATTTCCTGCCAGCCATGCAGAAGGCCCTGTATGTGAGGCTCAGCCAGAAGCACCAACGGGATGGGgactctgccagcagccagggccagAGGGCCATGAGCAAAGATGAAG ATGACAATGTCAACTGGTATTCCAGTagtgaggaggaagaggggagCAGTGTTAAATCAATCCTCAAAACCTTAAAGAAACAAAGTGAAAACTTTAGGAATCGGCAACAACattccacagagcagcacatgCTTGGGATGCCTACGGATCCGAGGCTGGCAAAAGACAAAGGTGTGGGGCCTCAGGCTGCTGACCCGAGACTCCGGGCCTCTCCGAGGCCCAATCCCAGGAAGCCTTCGGAGTCGGCGTCCCTGGATCCCCGGCTGGCCCGCGATCCGCGGATGCACAAGGTCACTGAGGGTGGCCATTCTGGCTCCTCCCTCGCCGGGGCCAAGCTGGATTTGCACCACGCCCACACTGGAGTGAAGGTCAAGCAGAAAGGGCTGGATGATGATGAGGAGGACTCagagagggagctgagggaacGAGCTTTCCTCATTCCCTTGGAACCTTTGCCGGGCGTCACATTACGGGATCCCCGCTCCCAGCTGCGGCAGTTCAGCCACATTAAGATGGATGTGACCCTGATGAAACCCAACTTTGCCAAGCACATTGTGTGGGCCCCTGAGGACTTGCTCCCAATCCCTCTACCTAAACCTGACCCTGTCTCTTCCATCAATTTACCTCTCCCTCCGCTCATTGCCGACCAGAGACTGAATAAACTGCGGAATTTGAAGAACGATCCGCACCCCAATGCGATGCCAGCCGATCCCCGGCTTGCTGCCAAGGCCAAAAACAGCCTTACAGGCCGGGGTGGTTACTTGGATCCATCCACAGATTCCCATGCCAGTAGCTCCAGCAAACTGGGAGATCCTCGCTTGCAAAAGAACGTTGATCCCAGACTCCACAGACTGTCAAGTGCAGACGCTCACCATGTAGTCGGGAAGGATTCCCACCCTCCCAAGTTTGACCCCCGCcttgccagagctgctgccagctcatcccagccctcTGAAGCTTCGACTCTGAAATCCGACCCCGATGCTCTGCCTCCTTATGCGCCCAAATTATCGTCCAGCGGTGTTAGGCTGGGATCTCCCGGCTCCATCCTGAGCGGGATCAGTTTGTATGATCCCAGGGATCACAGCACATCCTTGGACACGGCTCCAGCCAGTTCGGGAGAGAACGGAGagaaccagaaaaaaagtattttgaaaaattccAGTAAGAATGAGCCAAGTCTTGTGGAAGATGCGTCCCAGCAGAAGGTTGCCTCGAACACGGAAAAACTCACAGAAGGATCAGCAGAAGCTGCTTCAGACAAGGCAAACAGTACCAGTAAATCTCAGGCTAAACACTCCAGCGCTGCTCCTGCCGTCCATAATCTCCCAATCCAGGCTCTGTCGGGATTAATCCGGCCGCAGTACAGCGaccccaggcaggtgaggcagcCCGGACAGGTGACACAGGCCCCAGAGAGTGATCCCAACGGGGAGTCAGATGATAAATCCTTAAAAGATGTTTTCAAGACTTTTGATCCAACCGCTTCCCCATTTTGTTAG
- the ZC3H6 gene encoding zinc finger CCCH domain-containing protein 6 isoform X1, translating to MAFESLFSKPPNPVLDPNMPDSDRQHAGDEREDGELEDGEIDDAAYEDVKEHSSKGDDKQKNEKGHRKSRKKRKKEKEKKKSKRRRRDKHKHNSPSSDDSSDYSHDSDMERTERPHKKSSSSSYRDYDSSFSQHGHMSGNYMSSQKIQHKKNVKSKEYDNYSHYSDENFGNYNEEEKDEDFADQLKQYRQAKETSSGDLGPPFPKEPVKKQGMKGIQKGISQRGNNYNVGRGRGMQKKLKRKDRGRGRGGNKGSDGFHEDGKPVKKWVNMSQEFINQHTVEHKGKQICKYFLEGRCIKGEQCKFDHDAEIEKKKEICKFYIQGYCTKGENCIYLHNEFPCKFYHTGAKCYQGDKCKFSHAPLTAETKELLDKVLNNEEEPQNEDEKELEELRKRGIVPLPKPPPGVGLLPTPPEQYHFSESDMENYQDPSGDYKKIPSLFEIVVKPTVDLAHKIGKKPPTFYNSASPPRPPFQGNDPHSQHMYNPGSSPGPGPGMSQGHNGPPMHPGSPGHHPCGGPQGPGMPQSPPMQGVPPGYMGPQNQTGMPMQGQQGGPPLTQPGMGGSYNSPGVQGHMVNMPRDNHCPPGPQYQQMPGEYEPMQNAADFYDNYYSHQAVHNFQPANNSGDGAWHGEFTDHQAHLMASESHPGGSESDCMGGHMGHNQGINVPDFLPAMQKALYVRLSQKHQRDGDSASSQGQRAMSKDEDDNVNWYSSSEEEEGSSVKSILKTLKKQSENFRNRQQHSTEQHMLGMPTDPRLAKDKGVGPQAADPRLRASPRPNPRKPSESASLDPRLARDPRMHKVTEGGHSGSSLAGAKLDLHHAHTGVKVKQKGLDDDEEDSERELRERAFLIPLEPLPGVTLRDPRSQLRQFSHIKMDVTLMKPNFAKHIVWAPEDLLPIPLPKPDPVSSINLPLPPLIADQRLNKLRNLKNDPHPNAMPADPRLAAKAKNSLTGRGGYLDPSTDSHASSSSKLGDPRLQKNVDPRLHRLSSADAHHVVGKDSHPPKFDPRLARAAASSSQPSEASTLKSDPDALPPYAPKLSSSGVRLGSPGSILSGISLYDPRDHSTSLDTAPASSGENGENQKKSILKNSSKNEPSLVEDASQQKVASNTEKLTEGSAEAASDKANSTSKSQAKHSSAAPAVHNLPIQALSGLIRPQYSDPRQVRQPGQVTQAPESDPNGESDDKSLKDVFKTFDPTASPFC from the exons ATGGCCTTTGAAAGCTTGTTctccaaacccccaaacccagtTCTTGACCCAAACATGCCCGACTCTGACAGGCAACATGCAGGGGACGAAAG GGAAGATGGAGAGCTGGAAGATGGGGAAATAGATGATGCAGCCTATGAGGATGTGAAGGAACACAGTTCAAAAGGGGatgataaacagaaaaatgagaaaggcCACCGGAAGTCCCGGAAAAAACgcaaaaaagagaaggaaaagaaaaaatccaaaaggaGAAGACGGGATAAGCATAAG cATAACTCCCCTTCCAGCGATGACAGTTCTGACTACAGCCATGACTCTGATATGGAGCGCACGGAGAGGCCccacaaaaaaagcagcagctcttcctaCAGGGATTATGATTCCTCCTTCAGTCAG CATGGACACATGTCAGGGAATTACATGAGTTCCCAGAAAATACAGCAtaaaaaaaatgtcaaaagTAAGGAATATGACAACTACAGTCACTACAGTGATGAAAACTTTGGCAATTAcaatgaggaggaaaaggatgAGGATTTTGCTGACCAGCTCAAACAATACAGACAAGCTAAAGAGACTTCCAGTGGAGATTTGGGGCCTCCATTCCCGAAGGAACCAGTGAAGAAACAGGGCATGAAAGGGATTCAGAAAG GCATTTCCCAACGAGGGAACAACTACAACGTTGGAAGAGGACGTGGAATGCAAAAGAAGCTGAAGCGCAAAGATCGTGGGAGGGGCAGAGGTGGCAATAAAGGATCGGATGGCTTCCATGAG gatGGCAAACCAGTAAAGAAATGGGTTAATATGAGCCAGGAGTTCATTAACCAGCACACAGTGGAGCACAAGGGCAAACAGATCTGTAAATATTTCCTTGAAGGGAGGTGCATTAAG GGAGAACAGTGTAAATTCGATCATGATGCAgagattgaaaagaaaaaggaaatctgtAAGTTTTACATCCAGGGTTACTGCACCAAAGGAGAGAACTGCATTTATTTGCACAAT GAATTCCCCTGCAAGTTCTACCACACAGGAGCAAAGTGTTATCAAGGAGATAAATGCAAATTCTCTCATGCGCCCCTGACTGCAGAAACCAAGGAGTTGTTGGATAAG GTTTTGAATAATGAGGAGGAACCCCAAAATGAAGAcgagaaggagctggaggaactCCGGAAGCGGGGCATTGTTCCTCTTCCCAAACCCCCACCAGGGGTTGGACTCCTGCCAACCCCCCCAGAGCAATATCACTTCTCTGAGTCCGACATGGAAAATTACCAAGATCCTTCGGGAGATTATAAGAAAATTCCATCTCTTTTTGAAATTGTTGTGAAGCCCACTGTGGATTTGGCACACAAAATTGGGAAGAA GCCACCAACCTTCTACAACAGTGCATCACCCCCACGACCGCCATTCCAGGGCAATGACCCACATTCCCAGCACATGTACAACCCGGGCTCGAGTCCAGGGCCAGGTCCTGGCATGTCCCAAGGACACAACGGGCCCCCGATGCACCCGGGTTCACCTGGGCATCATCCCTGCGGAGGCCCCCAAGGGCCGGGAATGCCGCAGAGCCCCCCCATGCAGGGCGTTCCCCCAGGATACATGGGCCCACAGAACCAGACTGGAATGCCCatgcaggggcagcagggtgggCCACCCCTCACCCAGCCAGGGATGGGAGGATCCTACAATTCCCCCGGAGTGCAGGGACACATGGTGAACATGCCAAGGGACAATCACTGTCCCCCGGGGCCGCAGTACCAGCAGATGCCCGGGGAGTACGAGCCCATGCAGAATGCAGCCGACTTCTACGACAACTATTATTCCCACCAAGCTGTACACAACTTCCAGCCAGCCAATAATTCTGGAG ATGGAGCATGGCACGGAGAATTTACGGATCACCAGGCTCACCTCATGGCTTCGGAGTCGCATCCGGGCGGGAGCGAGTCAGACTGCATGGGTGGCCACATGGGCCACAACCAGGGCATCAATGTGCCTGATTTCCTGCCAGCCATGCAGAAGGCCCTGTATGTGAGGCTCAGCCAGAAGCACCAACGGGATGGGgactctgccagcagccagggccagAGGGCCATGAGCAAAGATGAAG ATGACAATGTCAACTGGTATTCCAGTagtgaggaggaagaggggagCAGTGTTAAATCAATCCTCAAAACCTTAAAGAAACAAAGTGAAAACTTTAGGAATCGGCAACAACattccacagagcagcacatgCTTGGGATGCCTACGGATCCGAGGCTGGCAAAAGACAAAGGTGTGGGGCCTCAGGCTGCTGACCCGAGACTCCGGGCCTCTCCGAGGCCCAATCCCAGGAAGCCTTCGGAGTCGGCGTCCCTGGATCCCCGGCTGGCCCGCGATCCGCGGATGCACAAGGTCACTGAGGGTGGCCATTCTGGCTCCTCCCTCGCCGGGGCCAAGCTGGATTTGCACCACGCCCACACTGGAGTGAAGGTCAAGCAGAAAGGGCTGGATGATGATGAGGAGGACTCagagagggagctgagggaacGAGCTTTCCTCATTCCCTTGGAACCTTTGCCGGGCGTCACATTACGGGATCCCCGCTCCCAGCTGCGGCAGTTCAGCCACATTAAGATGGATGTGACCCTGATGAAACCCAACTTTGCCAAGCACATTGTGTGGGCCCCTGAGGACTTGCTCCCAATCCCTCTACCTAAACCTGACCCTGTCTCTTCCATCAATTTACCTCTCCCTCCGCTCATTGCCGACCAGAGACTGAATAAACTGCGGAATTTGAAGAACGATCCGCACCCCAATGCGATGCCAGCCGATCCCCGGCTTGCTGCCAAGGCCAAAAACAGCCTTACAGGCCGGGGTGGTTACTTGGATCCATCCACAGATTCCCATGCCAGTAGCTCCAGCAAACTGGGAGATCCTCGCTTGCAAAAGAACGTTGATCCCAGACTCCACAGACTGTCAAGTGCAGACGCTCACCATGTAGTCGGGAAGGATTCCCACCCTCCCAAGTTTGACCCCCGCcttgccagagctgctgccagctcatcccagccctcTGAAGCTTCGACTCTGAAATCCGACCCCGATGCTCTGCCTCCTTATGCGCCCAAATTATCGTCCAGCGGTGTTAGGCTGGGATCTCCCGGCTCCATCCTGAGCGGGATCAGTTTGTATGATCCCAGGGATCACAGCACATCCTTGGACACGGCTCCAGCCAGTTCGGGAGAGAACGGAGagaaccagaaaaaaagtattttgaaaaattccAGTAAGAATGAGCCAAGTCTTGTGGAAGATGCGTCCCAGCAGAAGGTTGCCTCGAACACGGAAAAACTCACAGAAGGATCAGCAGAAGCTGCTTCAGACAAGGCAAACAGTACCAGTAAATCTCAGGCTAAACACTCCAGCGCTGCTCCTGCCGTCCATAATCTCCCAATCCAGGCTCTGTCGGGATTAATCCGGCCGCAGTACAGCGaccccaggcaggtgaggcagcCCGGACAGGTGACACAGGCCCCAGAGAGTGATCCCAACGGGGAGTCAGATGATAAATCCTTAAAAGATGTTTTCAAGACTTTTGATCCAACCGCTTCCCCATTTTGTTAG